The genomic region ATAAAAACATTACCGGCTATAGGGTAATGGGCTTGGCAATGTGCAGAATGTAACTTTAGAAACCTTTTTAAGAAGTGGTACCATGATAGAAAACTTAAGGACCTGGTATCTTGCTATGGCATTCACGAGTTTTTTAAAAATTATCAATGAACAGAGCATTGTTATTAGTGACAAAAGCACGAAATATGTTGATATTGCTGATTAGGTAGAAGACCATCTTACAGAAAAATCGGATGAAACCACAACTAGGGAAAATTTAAAATGGCTCTATATAGCTATCAGTAATTCTAAACGTACATTCTTAGGTATTTATCACAAAATAGAAGGCAAGTATTTACAGAATTATCTCAATTAGTTGGTATATAAATTCAACAGAAGGTATTTTTGTAATAGAATTTTCGATAGACTTTTAGTAGCCGTAACACATCAGTACTGGTGCAAAAGAGTTTTATATCTTATGGTACGCCCCATTACATTTTCGGTTATCATAGAACAGATATTTACTGTATATTCACAAAGAAAAGGTATACCTCATATTCCTGCAATTTAATCAATCATCCGATAGATTATAGTAGTGAGAAAAATCCAATCTTCTATCAATAATAATTCCTTTTCATAGAGCTAAAGCCAATTCTTGCAATCCTTCTAAGGGTAACACAAATAGAAAAAGCTTAACCTTTCTTTTTGTAAGTAGAAAGTAAAGAACCTTCCTTCAGCCTTTACAGGCTTTAGAAAGAAGAGTTTACTTGCATGGTTATTGAGTGTTTAAGAATTAAATAAAATTCACGCCCAAATAGTATAGACAAAGCCCATCGTTGCGCCAAATATAAGATGAGCCAGCCATAAATGAATATAATAATGTTTTTTATTTAAGCTCGGAGGTTTACCCACCATTGTAAACATGCATTTCCAGCCTGCAATACCAACAAGACCGATTAAAAGCCCATACAACAAAGCATACCAAAAAGATTCTTCCATAAGTCCGTAAATAATTAAACCTTTAAAAATCAATACAAAAATCCCACCTATAAGATAATGGATTAACCACCCCCACCAACTTTTCTTATGCGGTTTAATCGGAAATACAATAGAAAAACATAATAAAAAATTTAGCAATTGGGGTTCCTTAAATTTACTGGAGTGCCGAGCTTCATAGAGATAACTAAACAAAGTCATCATCGTAGTGGAAAAAATGGCTGTAATTATCAATCGGAACATAGGGAACAAGTATCAGGATAGATTTTTGGCATGAAAATAATTTACCCATGGACAAATTATTTCATAGCCCTAAGATAGAAGGTTAAAAATTGCGATAATAGCTATTTATAATTCCATTAACTGAACTTGTTAAGACAACATAAACAAATGTTTAGCGACACACTCTACCAGGAACTGAACTTAAGGAGAAGTTACGACCGTTTCGCCGGATAGCCCGAAAAGATTACTGAACCTTTCCAAAAGCAAACGCAAAAGCAGAAAACAGATCCGCAAGAGGCTTAGGGAGCAGCTAAGCTATGTCCGACAAAACACCAAGACCCTCAACCTATTAACGGAAGAGCACCCTGAGTCGTTGGGATTGCTCAGAAAGAAGAACAGTTACAGATATCTGCTGGTCATCTAACATCTTTATCGGCAGCAAAACAGATGTACGATCAGAAATCCAATAGTATTGAAAACAGGATAGTAAGCATCCTCAAACCCATATCCGTTCAATAGTTCGGGGAAAGAAGAAAAAGAAGGTGGAGTGTGGACCTAAAACCTATGTTAGCCTTTACAACGGATATGTCAGGGGCGATCAATTTTTATAGTTTTGAATGAGTCGACCTACCTCAAGGATCAGGTAAGAGCCTATAAGGATCTTCACGGTCCTTTCTCGAAACTGATCCAGAAAGACAACATCTATATGCCCAGGGAAAACTGTAGGTTCCTCAAAGAAAGCAATATCCGCCATACCGACAAGGCAATGGGACGGGACACAAAGAAGACAAATTTAGCCAGGGCAAACGAAAGTATGGACTTGAAACAATAAAAAATTTTGGTTGGCAACATATATCTTTGTGATGAATATCATCAAACTGAGCCAGGAGCTCTTTTATCTTATCTTAATATGGCTAATTTCGGTGAAAAAACCATAAAGAAGCAGCTATCCATCATTGGATCAAAAAATCTAAGATGTCTCCGGGGCTTAATCCAACAGACACTAAGTATAATCAAAAAATAGCAGTATAGTAGATTAACTAAAGTCGAGCTTTTTGTTGCAAATCCCTATCCTTATTTGAAATAAAAATGGGTTCAACTGTTGAAAGTTAAACCCATAGACTCCAAAGCTAATTAGTAAAGAAAAAGTTTAAAATTTAGAACATTCCTCCGCACAGTTTTTACAGGCTTTTGCACATTCAAAGCAATGCTCATTTTCATGCTGGGCACACTCTTCTCCACACTTGCTACAAATTTCTTCACAATAAGCTATAAGCTTCTCTACATCTTCTTTTGGACAGTCGACAGACAAAGCGTTTGCCGCAGCAATACAGGTTGAGGCACAAATTCGATCTAATCTTATACAATTTATCATATCTGATAAATTTTCTTCAGTTAAACACTTGTCTGCACAATTCAAGCAATGTGCTGCACAATCATACAATGTTTGGATTAAATTCTTTCTTTTCATAATTTTAAATTTAGTCAGTTTTAATTTAACTATTTCAGAAATTCGATATAAAGGATATTTTCCTTAATATTTTTCCTGGTTCTATTTGTAGAAATTTTTGAATAAATAGCATTTATGGTTTCAGCAATATTTGAAAACCACATCAATATTTATCTAAACTACCTCATGATTTGCTTTTCTATTTTTAGGAATATTATATATTAAGCCAGTTCAAATCCATTTTAATAATGGGATATATTCTTTTACCGTGACTTACCTCTTCTAGAAAGACTTCTATTAATGCGCAAATTTTTTCAGACAGACATTGTCGGAAATAATTTATTTTCATAATCTTCAATGCGAACATCTTCCTCCGGATTATCTCCTGATATATCGCCTTGCTGCTTATTATTACAACTGAATAGCAGCAAAAAGGCCAGAAACAGCATTGGGAACATTTACAATTTTCGGTTTTCTAGCCTTCATCTTTAATATTTAATTTGTCTTTACTTTCTTTAGTAAATGTGCTCCTTCCCGTCACACATCTATTTTTCAGAAGTCCGAAAATTCACAACTCCATTTTCTATCAAATTTCTATCAAAAGATTTATCTTCAAGTATTTCTTTCAGCTTCAATCGGAAATTCCAGATCGTTCAATAGTGGAAGGAGCAGGTAAGCTTTACTCTTTCCTAAAGGAAATTTTGGCATTTATACCATAGGAAACGATTTCATTATCAGTCACATTAGCCTTCATTTCTTTTATGAAAACAGACTCTATATTCTTCACACTTTTTGCAGCTTCTTTTAAAGCATTTTGTGTAGCATCATCAAAACTTTTCTCTGATGTGGCGATTACCTCAATTACTTTTACAATACTCATATTTTTAAATTTTGAAATTAAACAGGATTAAATGTAGAGAATGATAAAACGCCTGAAGAGGTGTTTAACAAACTATAACAAGAACTTAAAAAAACCTTAGGGTTTAGAAAAATCAAATGTTTATTTTCATAAGCGAGAGAAACAGAGAGCTAAAAAAAGAAAAGCTTTAATAACTGGTAGTTGACTGTCTGCTATTTTAATAGAGAAAAATTAACTCAGAATTAAGAGAAGTGCCAGTGGAAAAAAATCGGGCTGTTTCCCCAGTGACCCTGAGCTATTCTGAAGTAAGATAAAGTTGTGTTTACCTTTAAATTTTGTTCTTAAATTCCGATTAAATCTTCTAGAAAATTATGGCTTTTAGATATTAAATGTTGCTAAAAGCCGTTAAGTTTTCTAAAAACATTCGTTTTTAGTTTTTCATACCTTAATTTGAGAAAAATTAAAAAATTACAGCTATGAAGAGGGATAACAATTTTG from Zunongwangia profunda SM-A87 harbors:
- a CDS encoding four-helix bundle copper-binding protein, giving the protein MKRKNLIQTLYDCAAHCLNCADKCLTEENLSDMINCIRLDRICASTCIAAANALSVDCPKEDVEKLIAYCEEICSKCGEECAQHENEHCFECAKACKNCAEECSKF
- a CDS encoding dodecin family protein, with amino-acid sequence MSIVKVIEVIATSEKSFDDATQNALKEAAKSVKNIESVFIKEMKANVTDNEIVSYGINAKISFRKE